One genomic region from Stackebrandtia nassauensis DSM 44728 encodes:
- a CDS encoding universal stress protein, producing the protein MAAPIIVGFDGSPHSQVAVDWAAEEARLRQRRLLIIHSFLVLSPLATDLDSSRHEASRASVGDLVDKEVARIRDLNPDLEVSGKVVGGMSASIDLVEASEDGELLVVGSRGRGRFTSLLLGSTSTQVTAYSRCPVVVVRGPAPVRSQEPDRIVVGVDASPLSQAALRFAFEEASLREARLIAVHAWTHPVATESGDVLPQVYSIEERADSEKRVLAEALAGWPQKYPDVPVERVCERVDARQLLQEKSAGACLVVLGSRGHGGFTGLLLGSTTQAMVHHADAPVAVVHSSGAS; encoded by the coding sequence ATGGCGGCTCCGATCATCGTCGGATTCGACGGTTCACCACACAGCCAGGTCGCGGTCGACTGGGCGGCCGAGGAAGCCCGACTGCGGCAGCGTCGGTTGCTGATCATCCACTCGTTCCTGGTGTTGTCCCCGTTGGCGACGGACCTCGACTCCAGCAGGCACGAAGCCTCGCGTGCCAGCGTGGGCGATCTCGTCGACAAGGAAGTCGCCAGAATCCGCGACCTGAACCCCGACCTGGAGGTCAGCGGCAAGGTCGTCGGTGGCATGTCGGCCAGCATCGACCTGGTCGAGGCGTCCGAGGACGGCGAACTGTTGGTCGTTGGCAGCCGTGGCCGAGGCAGATTCACCTCGCTGCTGCTGGGCTCGACCTCGACGCAGGTCACCGCCTACTCGCGCTGCCCGGTCGTGGTGGTCCGCGGCCCGGCGCCGGTGAGGAGCCAGGAACCCGATCGCATCGTCGTCGGCGTGGACGCCTCCCCGCTGTCCCAGGCCGCACTGCGGTTCGCCTTCGAGGAGGCATCGCTGCGCGAAGCCCGGCTGATCGCCGTTCACGCCTGGACCCACCCGGTCGCCACCGAATCCGGCGACGTGCTTCCGCAGGTCTACTCCATCGAGGAACGCGCCGACAGCGAGAAACGCGTGCTGGCCGAGGCTTTGGCCGGGTGGCCGCAGAAGTACCCCGACGTGCCGGTGGAGCGGGTGTGTGAACGCGTCGACGCCCGCCAACTGCTGCAGGAGAAATCCGCGGGGGCCTGCCTCGTGGTGTTGGGTTCGCGAGGGCACGGCGGTTTCACCGGCCTGCTGCTGGGCTCCACCACGCAGGCGATGGTGCATCACGCCGACGCGCCCGTGGCCGTCGTCCACTCGTCGGGCGCATCCTGA
- a CDS encoding V-type ATPase 116kDa subunit family protein has product MPLSETMRPVRMRRVAIVAGQADLRAALAAVADTGTVQLDSTSWAESSAGPAGRALRAAHATVDSPALSEWEPDLDELVRGGRLDLLAGEAQLETHAAQAVRRGEFAALTGWLAESALPDLTARLSRLGAAVVPLPSPPGVDPPTLLPEGGPWRGSFTELVTTYGTLPYRDVDPTLPAAAAYVFMFGMMFGDAGHGLLLLLVALWLRFRPPRRLLWAVRAWPFVLAAGFTSVGFGVLYGEFFGPTGVLPVLWVAPLEQPMTLLWASVAVGAVLLAAAYAAAVVNRWREGGPRLAVYASSGGAGLTVFVGLGALAAGLLLHGYVLIGVGVCVTAVGLALSGVGFYAASGGGAGGMAQAGVEVFDAILRLGSNLFSFARLAAFGLTHAALAGLVWHGTTGLADGGLPGTIAAVLVFVLGNAVAFALEALVAAIQALRLEFYELFSRMFTGFGEPFHPWRIPIWTDMEEDRS; this is encoded by the coding sequence ATGCCGTTGTCTGAGACGATGCGTCCGGTACGGATGCGACGCGTCGCGATCGTCGCCGGGCAGGCGGATCTGCGCGCCGCCCTGGCGGCCGTGGCGGACACCGGAACCGTCCAGCTCGACTCGACCTCCTGGGCCGAGTCGTCGGCCGGACCGGCCGGACGGGCACTGCGGGCGGCCCATGCCACAGTGGATTCGCCGGCGCTCTCGGAGTGGGAACCGGACCTGGACGAACTGGTGCGAGGCGGTCGCCTGGACCTGCTGGCCGGGGAGGCCCAGCTGGAGACTCACGCGGCCCAGGCCGTCCGGCGGGGCGAGTTCGCCGCGCTGACCGGGTGGCTTGCCGAATCGGCACTGCCGGATCTGACCGCCCGGCTGAGTCGGCTGGGCGCCGCGGTGGTGCCGCTGCCGTCGCCGCCGGGAGTCGATCCGCCCACCCTGTTGCCCGAAGGTGGACCCTGGCGCGGCTCCTTCACCGAATTGGTCACCACCTACGGCACGCTCCCCTATCGCGACGTCGATCCGACGCTTCCGGCGGCCGCGGCGTACGTGTTCATGTTCGGCATGATGTTCGGCGACGCCGGTCACGGACTGCTGCTCCTGCTGGTCGCGCTGTGGTTGCGGTTCCGGCCGCCGCGGCGACTGCTGTGGGCGGTGCGGGCCTGGCCGTTCGTGCTCGCCGCGGGGTTCACCAGTGTCGGTTTCGGGGTGTTGTACGGGGAGTTCTTCGGGCCCACCGGGGTGCTGCCGGTCCTGTGGGTGGCTCCGCTCGAACAGCCGATGACGCTGCTGTGGGCGTCGGTGGCGGTGGGCGCCGTGTTGCTGGCCGCGGCCTACGCGGCCGCGGTCGTGAATCGCTGGCGGGAGGGCGGGCCTCGGCTGGCGGTGTACGCCTCCTCGGGCGGCGCGGGGCTGACGGTCTTCGTCGGCTTGGGCGCGCTGGCCGCCGGGCTTCTCCTGCACGGATATGTGCTCATCGGTGTCGGCGTCTGCGTCACCGCGGTCGGTCTGGCGCTGTCGGGTGTCGGGTTCTACGCCGCTTCCGGTGGTGGCGCCGGCGGGATGGCGCAGGCCGGGGTCGAGGTCTTCGACGCGATCCTGCGGCTTGGCTCCAACCTGTTCTCCTTCGCCCGGTTGGCGGCGTTCGGACTCACCCACGCCGCACTGGCCGGGTTGGTGTGGCACGGCACCACCGGACTGGCCGACGGGGGTCTCCCCGGGACGATCGCGGCGGTGCTGGTGTTCGTGCTCGGCAACGCGGTGGCGTTCGCGCTGGAGGCACTGGTGGCCGCGATCCAAGCGCTGCGACTCGAGTTCTACGAACTGTTCTCGCGGATGTTCACCGGATTCGGTGAACCATTCCACCCCTGGAGAATTCCCATATGGACTGACATGGAGGAGGATCGGTCATGA
- a CDS encoding V-type ATP synthase subunit F, with product MGRVAVIGERDLVTGWSLAGALVCPAEDPEQVRRAWRDLGPEVTVVILTAAADRSLGSGRVGRPLTVVIPE from the coding sequence ATGGGCCGGGTCGCGGTGATCGGCGAACGGGACCTGGTGACCGGTTGGTCCCTGGCCGGGGCGCTGGTGTGCCCGGCGGAGGATCCCGAGCAGGTACGGCGGGCGTGGCGCGACCTGGGTCCGGAGGTGACGGTCGTCATCCTCACCGCCGCCGCGGATCGAAGCCTGGGCTCCGGCCGCGTCGGCCGACCCCTCACGGTGGTGATCCCGGAGTGA
- a CDS encoding DUF4389 domain-containing protein, translated as MNGQTLTLTARSGESLSRWLWLVKWILLIPHYLVLLFLWTAFVVLTIVAYVAVLITGVYPRWIFDFNVGVLRWHWRVNYYGYAALGTDRYPPFTLADDPSYPARLDIARPERIARWRPLVHWLLAIPHLVLLNAFVAAPVWGDYDAPTRERAVVSIGVLGAAVLILGFGLLFTGRRLSGLYDLLLGLARWGYRVLAYVALMTDVYPPFRLDQGDAPTIVEHHGP; from the coding sequence ATGAACGGACAGACGCTGACACTCACCGCCCGCTCCGGCGAATCCCTCAGCCGGTGGTTGTGGCTGGTGAAGTGGATCCTGTTGATCCCGCACTACCTCGTCCTGTTGTTCCTGTGGACGGCGTTCGTGGTCCTGACGATCGTCGCGTATGTCGCGGTGTTGATCACCGGCGTCTATCCACGCTGGATCTTCGACTTCAACGTCGGCGTCCTGCGGTGGCACTGGCGGGTGAACTACTACGGCTACGCCGCGCTGGGAACCGACCGCTATCCGCCCTTCACCCTGGCCGACGACCCGTCGTATCCGGCGCGACTGGACATCGCGCGCCCCGAGCGGATCGCGCGCTGGCGTCCGCTGGTGCACTGGCTGCTGGCGATACCCCACCTGGTGCTGCTCAACGCGTTCGTGGCCGCCCCGGTCTGGGGCGACTATGACGCGCCGACCCGGGAACGGGCCGTCGTGTCGATCGGTGTCCTCGGCGCCGCCGTGCTCATCCTCGGTTTCGGGCTGCTGTTCACCGGACGCCGCCTCAGCGGCCTGTACGACCTGCTGCTCGGCCTCGCCCGCTGGGGATACCGGGTGCTGGCCTATGTCGCGCTCATGACCGACGTCTATCCACCGTTCCGCCTCGACCAGGGCGACGCACCCACGATTGTGGAACATCATGGGCCGTGA
- a CDS encoding universal stress protein, producing the protein MNENSPAPVVVGVDGSDDSPSTVILAAAYAADRQSPLRIVHARAWPTYTGNPPLLTPPVAPIEDEPTARLIVDNARDLVRGVHPDVNVTGHVIDGGPAVVLIDESRHATLVVVGSHGHGGLARRALGSTAMDVAARATCPVLVVRGEVTRNGPVVVGVDGRGTSKAAIDFAFAEARARSVPLRAVHAWHHSTNLVDTAESEADGRQRARSVLDEWLSDDRGNFGDVVVETVPVHQANPARALGEESAKASLVVLGSRMRGALRSRLLGSTGYAMVHTSQCPVVIVRSAT; encoded by the coding sequence ATGAACGAGAACTCGCCCGCCCCAGTGGTCGTCGGTGTCGACGGTTCGGACGACAGCCCGAGCACCGTCATCCTGGCCGCCGCATACGCCGCCGACCGTCAAAGTCCACTTCGTATCGTCCACGCCCGCGCGTGGCCCACCTACACCGGCAATCCGCCGCTGCTCACCCCACCCGTCGCGCCCATTGAGGACGAACCGACGGCCCGGCTGATCGTCGACAATGCCCGCGACCTGGTCCGTGGAGTTCACCCCGACGTGAACGTCACCGGCCACGTGATCGACGGCGGACCCGCCGTCGTCCTGATAGACGAGTCCCGTCACGCCACCCTCGTGGTCGTCGGATCCCACGGGCACGGCGGACTGGCGAGACGGGCGCTCGGCTCGACCGCGATGGACGTGGCCGCGCGGGCGACCTGCCCGGTGCTGGTCGTGCGCGGTGAGGTCACCAGGAACGGTCCGGTCGTGGTGGGTGTGGACGGTCGGGGCACGTCCAAGGCCGCGATCGACTTCGCGTTCGCCGAGGCGCGGGCCCGGAGTGTGCCGCTGCGGGCCGTCCACGCCTGGCACCACTCGACCAACCTCGTCGACACCGCCGAGTCGGAAGCCGACGGACGGCAACGCGCGCGATCGGTCCTGGACGAATGGCTGTCCGATGATCGCGGGAACTTCGGTGATGTCGTCGTCGAGACCGTGCCGGTGCATCAGGCCAACCCCGCGCGGGCACTGGGGGAGGAGTCGGCGAAGGCGAGCCTGGTGGTCCTCGGGTCCCGGATGCGCGGCGCCCTGCGGTCCCGGCTATTGGGTTCGACCGGATACGCGATGGTCCACACCAGCCAGTGCCCGGTGGTGATCGTTCGCTCCGCGACATAG
- a CDS encoding ATP synthase subunit C — MIVLLAGLALVVAAVAAAYGLSRRRRRAGTVLLIAVNALLLASALLVVLLVLTGEPAQAAAPAESGDEANWAALLGAAIAVVGSSIGAAIAVAYTGSAALAALSERPELFGRAMVIVGLAEGIAIYGLIVAIILIGRS, encoded by the coding sequence ATGATCGTGTTGCTGGCGGGGCTCGCGCTCGTCGTCGCGGCGGTGGCCGCCGCCTACGGCCTGTCGCGTCGGCGGCGGCGGGCCGGGACCGTGCTGCTGATCGCCGTCAACGCCCTGCTGCTGGCGAGCGCGCTACTGGTGGTGTTGCTGGTACTGACGGGCGAGCCCGCCCAGGCCGCCGCCCCGGCCGAATCCGGTGACGAGGCGAACTGGGCCGCGTTGCTGGGAGCGGCGATCGCGGTGGTCGGCTCCTCGATCGGAGCGGCGATCGCGGTGGCGTACACCGGTTCCGCGGCGCTGGCGGCATTGAGCGAACGGCCTGAGCTGTTCGGCCGGGCCATGGTGATCGTGGGTCTGGCCGAGGGAATCGCCATCTACGGGCTGATCGTGGCGATCATCCTGATCGGACGTTCCTGA